The DNA window AAACTAACAAGGTAAGAGGTCAATGAAATACTGCTACCCATCAATAGCGGCCCCAAAGTGAGCACTGCCCAATAAATCAGCACGCGATTCAATAAGGTTCGTTGCCTTAAAACACGCCAAATCACATTCAATGCTTTTTCGATTGTCAGCATCAGCATGATTGCCGTCACCCCTAAAGACGCTATCCCCAAAGCGGTCAGCTTGTTTGCGTTTTCAGAAAATTGCTGCATGTAGACAGTAATTACTTTACCCGCAGATTCAGGTACCAAATTGCTCAAAATAAATACTTTAAGCTGAGTACTTAATTCGGAAAACACCGGAAATGCAGAGATCATTGTCAAAGTGATTGTGATCAATGGAACCAATGAAAGCAACGTCGTAAATGTCAGGCTTGATGCCATCTGCAGGCACTTGTCCTCATTGAATCGTCTGGCAATGAAACGTAAAAAACTGAATAAATAAAGCACTCTGCTCATGATCACTTCCTGTTCGAATAGGGATATTCTGCCTTAATTCACGACTGCTAAGCTATAATTAGCAATTTTCCACATCATAAAACATGAAAGAAATCCTTGTTCTCTATTACAGCCAGCATGGATCGGTTCGCGAAATGGCACGAATCGTCGCTCATGGCATCGAACAAACCTCTGGCATAAAAGCACGGATTCGAACCGTACCCAAAATTTCAACGGTATGCGAGACTGTGGAACCTGCAATACCTGATCAAGGTGCGCCATATGCCGAGCTCCGGGATTTAGAAGAATGCATTGGTGTTGCCTTAGGTAGCCCTACCCGTTTTGGCAATATGGCTGCACCCATGAAATACTTTTGGGACGGCACCAGCTCGCTCTGGTTAAAGGGCGCACTGGTTGGCAAAGCCGCAGCAACATTCACCTCATCTGCCAGCATCCATGGCGGCCAGGAGACAACCCTCATCAGCATGATGCTACCTTTGCTGCATCATGGCATGATTATGGTTGGTCTGCCCTACTCCGAACCAGAACTGAATAATACGTTAAGTGGCGGCACTCCCTATGGCGCAAGCCATGTAGCAGGCAGTACGGGCGAAAAGCCCATCACAGAAGATGAACGCAAGCTTTGCCTTGCATTAGGCAGGCGACTGGCTGAAACCGCCCTGAAACTAGCATCATGACGCACGGTACAGCTGCACGCCGCTTTATCCGTGCCCAACATTATGGCGTACTGTCTACTATTTCAAAAAAGCTTGACGGCTATCCTTTCGGGTCAATTGTGCCTTACATATTGGACCACGAAGCCAGGCCCATTATACTGATCAGTACATTGGCAGAACACACCAAAAATATTGATTCAGATCATCGTGCCAGCTTGCTGATACACGAACCATCAAGTGACGTTCAAGCAAGTGCACGACTCACTCTGGTAGGGAATGCGTCTCGCTTGGCAGATCAATTTATGGTTAAACCTCGCTATCTGCGTTATTTCCCGCAGGCAGCAACATATTTTGACACACATGATTTTTTCTTTTATCGAATAGAACCAGTCAACATTCGATTTATTGCAGGCATTGGAAACATACATTGGATTCAAGCTGCCAACTACCAGGTCCCACAAACCCGCCTGGCTGAACATGAGGCGGATATTATTGCCCACATGAACCAGGATCATGTTGATAACCTGCGTCAGTACTGCCTGTGCTATCACTCCGTTGAGGCACTGGATGTTGCCATGCTTGGCATAGATTACGACGGATTTGATGTCCGTGCAGATGAGCTGATACTGCGATTTGAATTTGACGAGCCCGTTTCAGATGCTTCAGAAGCTCGTAAAGCACTCGTCGTCATGGCACAGAAATCGAGATTATGAATAGAATAAATACGCTACATTACGCCAGCATCACTAGCTTGATCGGACTCATTTTTTTATGTGTGGCCTGGGAAGGCTGGCTAGCGCCATTACGTCCCAATGGCTCTTTACTCGTATTAAAAGTTCTTCCGCTCATGTTTCCCTTATTCGGCATCCTGCGCGGCAAGATATACACCTACCAATGGTCATCCATGCTGATCTTGATGTATTTTACGGAAGGCGCTGTAAGAGCCTGGTCTGATAAAGGATTATCGCAATATCTCGCACTGGCCGAGGTTGTACTGTCAATCATTTTTTTCTTCAGCAGTATTTATTATGTGAGGTATTGTTCAAAGGCAAACAAAGGGGGCTAGCCCCTAACCTCTTTTACGCTCAAGCGTAATCCCTACCGCTTCAATAAGACCACCTAACATCAACACCCCCCACCCCAACCAAGGTGGCTCATTGGTGGCAAAAAACATCAGCACACCGCCCAGTATGACCAGGAAAACAGAAATTAAACGCCTGATAACCATGATACCCTCCTATGCTGCACCTAATATCAGCATAGGAGAAGATTCCGCCAAAGTGAAGGTTACCTGCAACTGACCAGGCACTTACCAATACTTATCAGACTTGAGGATGCGCCCTTTCCAGCTTGCTATGCAACTTATTCAGCGCATGAATATACGCTTTTGCAGAGG is part of the Sulfurirhabdus autotrophica genome and encodes:
- the wrbA gene encoding NAD(P)H:quinone oxidoreductase encodes the protein MKEILVLYYSQHGSVREMARIVAHGIEQTSGIKARIRTVPKISTVCETVEPAIPDQGAPYAELRDLEECIGVALGSPTRFGNMAAPMKYFWDGTSSLWLKGALVGKAAATFTSSASIHGGQETTLISMMLPLLHHGMIMVGLPYSEPELNNTLSGGTPYGASHVAGSTGEKPITEDERKLCLALGRRLAETALKLAS
- a CDS encoding HugZ family pyridoxamine 5'-phosphate oxidase yields the protein MTHGTAARRFIRAQHYGVLSTISKKLDGYPFGSIVPYILDHEARPIILISTLAEHTKNIDSDHRASLLIHEPSSDVQASARLTLVGNASRLADQFMVKPRYLRYFPQAATYFDTHDFFFYRIEPVNIRFIAGIGNIHWIQAANYQVPQTRLAEHEADIIAHMNQDHVDNLRQYCLCYHSVEALDVAMLGIDYDGFDVRADELILRFEFDEPVSDASEARKALVVMAQKSRL
- a CDS encoding DUF2069 domain-containing protein translates to MNRINTLHYASITSLIGLIFLCVAWEGWLAPLRPNGSLLVLKVLPLMFPLFGILRGKIYTYQWSSMLILMYFTEGAVRAWSDKGLSQYLALAEVVLSIIFFFSSIYYVRYCSKANKGG